In Populus alba chromosome 9, ASM523922v2, whole genome shotgun sequence, a genomic segment contains:
- the LOC118053806 gene encoding uncharacterized protein isoform X2, with the protein MSHFGRSGPPDIADTYSLLVLNITFRTTADDLFPLFDKYGKVVDIFIPRDRRTGESRGFAFVRYKYADEAQKAVERLDGRVVDGREITVQFAKYGPKAERIHKGRIVETPSKSRHRSRSRSPRRRDRDSRKRSRSRSRDRDRSDRDRYRAKDKDYRRRSRSRSASPDYSRGRGRSRYDDERRSSSRSRDSLSPRRSLEPRRSYSPRKNSPVKGESPDRRSRDGGSPIPRSASPRGRPAVSRSPSPRNSDVDE; encoded by the exons ATGTCTCACTTCGGCAGGTCTGGCCCTCCAGACATCGCCGACACATACTCTCTTCTCGTCCTCAACATCACCTTCC GCACTACTGCTGATGATCTGTTTCCGCTATTCGACAAGTACGGCAAGGTTGTTGACATCTTCATCCCTAGAGATCGAAG AACTGGGGAATCGAGGGGCTTTGCATTTGTGCGCTACAAATACGCTGATGAAGCTCAGAAGGCAGTGGAAAGGCTAGATG ggAGGGTTGTTGATGGTCGCGAAATAACAGTTCAGTTCGCAAAATATGGGCCCAAGGCTGAGAGGAT TCATAAGGGAAGGATTGTTGAAACGCCTTCAAAATCAAGGCACAGGTCCAGAAGTCGCAGCCCTCGGAGAAG AGATAGGGACTCTAGGAAGAGAAGTAGGAGCAGAAGCAGGGACAGGGACAGGTCTGACCGTGACAGGTACCGTGCAAAGGACAAAGATTATCGTAGACGGAGCAGGAGTCGCAGTGCCAGTCCTGATTACTCCAGAGGACGTGGTAGAAGCCGTTATGATGATGAGCGGCGAAGTAGCAGCCGGTCTAGGGATAG TCTCTCCCCTCGGCGGAGCCTGGAACCTCGAAGGAGTTATTCCCCACGTAAGAACTCCCCTGTGAAAGGTGAAAGCCCTGATAGACGCAGCCGTGATGGTGGGTCTCCAATCCCTCGAAGTGCTTCTCCACGAGGTCGGCCTGCTGTGTCTCGTAGCCCATCCCCGCGAAATTCAGATGTTGAT GAATGA
- the LOC118053806 gene encoding uncharacterized protein isoform X1, which produces MSHFGRSGPPDIADTYSLLVLNITFRTTADDLFPLFDKYGKVVDIFIPRDRRTGESRGFAFVRYKYADEAQKAVERLDGRVVDGREITVQFAKYGPKAERIHKGRIVETPSKSRHRSRSRSPRRRYRDDSRDRDSRKRSRSRSRDRDRSDRDRYRAKDKDYRRRSRSRSASPDYSRGRGRSRYDDERRSSSRSRDSLSPRRSLEPRRSYSPRKNSPVKGESPDRRSRDGGSPIPRSASPRGRPAVSRSPSPRNSDVDE; this is translated from the exons ATGTCTCACTTCGGCAGGTCTGGCCCTCCAGACATCGCCGACACATACTCTCTTCTCGTCCTCAACATCACCTTCC GCACTACTGCTGATGATCTGTTTCCGCTATTCGACAAGTACGGCAAGGTTGTTGACATCTTCATCCCTAGAGATCGAAG AACTGGGGAATCGAGGGGCTTTGCATTTGTGCGCTACAAATACGCTGATGAAGCTCAGAAGGCAGTGGAAAGGCTAGATG ggAGGGTTGTTGATGGTCGCGAAATAACAGTTCAGTTCGCAAAATATGGGCCCAAGGCTGAGAGGAT TCATAAGGGAAGGATTGTTGAAACGCCTTCAAAATCAAGGCACAGGTCCAGAAGTCGCAGCCCTCGGAGAAGGTAC CGAGATGACTCTAGAGATAGGGACTCTAGGAAGAGAAGTAGGAGCAGAAGCAGGGACAGGGACAGGTCTGACCGTGACAGGTACCGTGCAAAGGACAAAGATTATCGTAGACGGAGCAGGAGTCGCAGTGCCAGTCCTGATTACTCCAGAGGACGTGGTAGAAGCCGTTATGATGATGAGCGGCGAAGTAGCAGCCGGTCTAGGGATAG TCTCTCCCCTCGGCGGAGCCTGGAACCTCGAAGGAGTTATTCCCCACGTAAGAACTCCCCTGTGAAAGGTGAAAGCCCTGATAGACGCAGCCGTGATGGTGGGTCTCCAATCCCTCGAAGTGCTTCTCCACGAGGTCGGCCTGCTGTGTCTCGTAGCCCATCCCCGCGAAATTCAGATGTTGAT GAATGA
- the LOC118053863 gene encoding uncharacterized protein, with the protein MEKGLVLWCDWSLARPSSAPSDVDVGPSIPSVSTAEISGCDGDAFDMFGDDEDNATAIASQQSSDGLNAISGAGSLQNDYVYDETSGYYYSSSLGYYYDPSTGLYCQATSGQWYSFNEETGTYNEIQEVASNAN; encoded by the exons ATGGAGAAAGGGCTTGTCCTCTGGTGTGACTGGTCTTTGGCACGGCCCTCGTCAGCTCCCTCTGATGTGGACGTGGGTCCTTCAATCCCAAGTGTATCTACTGCAGAGATCTCAGGCTGTGATGGTGATGCATTTGACATGTTTGGGGATGATGAGGATAATGCCACTGCTATTGCAAGTCAGCAATCATCAGACGGTCTTAATGCCATTTCTGGAG CTGGATCTTTGCAAAATGATTATGTCTATGACGAGACTTCTGG TTACTACTACAGCAGCAGTTTGGGATATTATTATGACCCATCTACAGGACTGTACTGCCAGGCAACATCAGGGCAATG GTACTCCTTCAATGAGGAAACTGGCACGTACAACGAAATTCAGGAGGTTGCATCCAATGCAAACTAA